The Hypnocyclicus thermotrophus genome includes a window with the following:
- a CDS encoding cell division protein FtsA, protein MKKVYALDVGTRNVVLLLAEYTEEDKIKIIDMVSKEHESRAMLDGQIHDISKVAKTVKILKDTMEDKTKEKIEEVAVAVAGRNLITFRGKAKKSFDSSEELSEDDILTVELLAIQNTIKSLGNENNKEYYCVGYSVIEYKLDGVEIKNPLYQKGEELEIELLATFLPKVVVDSMYTMLNKVDLGIENLTLEPIAAINVVVPEDMRKLNIALVDIGAGTSDIAITKSGKVVGYGMVPMAGDEITEKIEEDYLLDFEEAERIKKSLKDNEIVKYQDILGIEYEITTKEIFEKIDPILEKLSLKISEKILELNEGAPQAIILIGGGSLIPKLREKIAEKVSLVAGRVAVRGTEAIKSLVNSENMLSTAEYVTPIGIANMAFQGKEFNILTISINKVSHRVFSFTKHMSLMEVLLSIGYDTKLLYSKPGNAITVTINGKLEIFKGEMGKRAVIKVNNKFASLDKEIKDGDTIEIKPIRDGRDAVVSIKDLKKKYDKIKFKLNDKTKEIDIKILKDGKSLDDKYLIQDRDELEILNKIMVKDVISESLEKTIKIILNGKELEMIIPGLKIYKDEEEITPNYIIQNGDNIRIEKNELGNMKIKDILEETDNKFKVIVNEKEIIFDELKKSIILNGKVVSSDREIKDGDKIDFDIPEENLPLVSDVFKYYDPKTLLNDHESGKLLKIIVNSKEAEFTTKIKNGDVINFYYK, encoded by the coding sequence TTGAAAAAAGTTTATGCACTGGATGTAGGTACTAGAAATGTAGTACTTTTACTTGCAGAATACACAGAAGAGGATAAAATAAAAATAATAGATATGGTTTCTAAAGAGCATGAAAGTAGGGCGATGCTTGATGGACAAATACATGATATATCAAAAGTAGCTAAAACAGTAAAAATATTAAAAGATACTATGGAAGATAAAACAAAAGAAAAAATAGAAGAAGTAGCAGTAGCAGTAGCGGGACGTAATCTTATTACATTTAGAGGAAAAGCTAAAAAATCTTTTGATTCAAGTGAAGAACTATCCGAAGATGATATATTGACAGTAGAATTATTAGCTATCCAAAATACAATAAAATCATTAGGAAATGAAAATAATAAAGAGTATTATTGTGTAGGTTATAGTGTGATAGAATATAAGTTAGATGGAGTAGAAATAAAAAATCCATTATATCAAAAAGGTGAAGAATTAGAAATAGAACTTTTAGCTACATTTTTACCAAAAGTAGTAGTGGATAGTATGTATACAATGTTAAATAAAGTAGATTTAGGAATAGAAAATCTTACATTAGAGCCTATTGCCGCAATTAATGTAGTAGTACCTGAAGATATGAGAAAACTCAATATAGCGCTTGTAGATATTGGAGCAGGTACATCGGATATAGCCATAACAAAATCTGGGAAAGTGGTAGGTTATGGAATGGTACCTATGGCTGGAGATGAAATTACAGAAAAAATAGAAGAAGATTATTTATTAGATTTTGAGGAAGCAGAAAGAATAAAAAAATCTTTAAAAGATAATGAAATAGTTAAATATCAAGATATATTAGGTATAGAATATGAAATAACAACAAAAGAAATTTTTGAAAAAATAGATCCTATCCTTGAAAAATTAAGTTTAAAAATATCAGAGAAAATTTTAGAATTAAATGAAGGAGCCCCTCAAGCAATAATTTTGATAGGAGGAGGTTCTCTTATACCAAAACTTAGAGAAAAAATAGCTGAAAAAGTTTCACTTGTAGCTGGAAGAGTAGCAGTAAGAGGAACTGAAGCAATTAAGTCTCTTGTAAATAGTGAAAATATGTTAAGTACAGCAGAATATGTAACCCCTATTGGTATAGCAAATATGGCTTTTCAAGGAAAAGAATTTAATATTTTAACTATTTCTATAAATAAAGTATCTCATAGAGTATTTTCTTTTACAAAACATATGTCTTTAATGGAAGTATTATTATCAATAGGATATGATACAAAATTACTTTATAGTAAGCCAGGAAATGCAATAACAGTTACAATAAATGGGAAATTAGAGATATTTAAAGGTGAGATGGGAAAAAGAGCTGTAATAAAAGTAAATAATAAATTTGCTAGTCTTGATAAAGAGATAAAAGATGGTGATACTATAGAGATAAAGCCAATTCGTGATGGTAGAGATGCAGTGGTTTCTATAAAAGACTTAAAAAAGAAATATGATAAAATAAAATTTAAACTTAATGATAAAACAAAAGAAATAGATATAAAAATATTAAAAGATGGCAAAAGTTTAGATGATAAATATCTTATTCAAGATAGAGATGAGTTAGAAATACTAAATAAAATAATGGTAAAAGATGTTATTTCTGAAAGTTTAGAGAAAACAATAAAAATTATATTAAATGGTAAAGAATTAGAAATGATAATTCCTGGTTTAAAAATATATAAAGATGAAGAAGAAATAACACCAAATTATATTATTCAAAACGGAGATAATATAAGAATAGAAAAAAATGAATTAGGAAATATGAAAATAAAAGATATTTTAGAGGAAACAGATAACAAATTTAAAGTCATTGTAAATGAAAAAGAGATAATTTTTGATGAATTGAAAAAATCTATTATTTTAAATGGAAAAGTAGTGTCAAGTGATAGAGAAATAAAAGATGGAGATAAAATAGATTTTGATATTCCAGAAGAAAATCTACCTCTTGTATCAGATGTATTTAAATATTATGATCCTAAAACATTATTAAATGATCATGAAAGTGGAAAATTATTAAAAATTATTGTAAACTCTAAAGAAGCAGAATTTACAACTAAGATTAAAAATGGTGATGTTATAAATTTTTATTATAAATAG
- a CDS encoding endonuclease MutS2, with amino-acid sequence MNTHTFNVLEYDKLKKEIIKYSILDTTKLKIEELTPFKDINVIKKELLYVSEVVEIEKYDEGIDLSGINDIEKYIKRIELIGTYLIPEEFVSIKKTLRAFRRVKTKLENLESKYRNLYMKFRDVPVYKGLEDIIEKAIDDSCEVKDDASLELRNIREQKKNISLNIKNKFDDIISNPLNAKAIQEKIITEREGRMVIPIKADFKGQIKGIEHDRSASGQTVFIEPLSVVSLNNKMRELQVREREEIKKILLRTTDMLRMNKEGILKISDAIVDIDFIYSKARYALEINAIMPKIIEKEYLKLIEARHPFIEKDKVVPLTFEIGKNYNTLLITGPNTGGKTVALKTAGLHTLMALSGILIPVNEKTEIGMFTGVYADIGDEQSIEQSLSSFSAHLKNVHDILENINKSSLVLLDELGSGTDPIEGSAFAMAVIDYLKSKKVKSFITTHYSEVKAYAFNEENVETASMEFDANTLSPTYRLLLGIPGESNALKIATRLGLPTEIIERAEKYISEEDKKVENMIANIKEKTEEIENAKVEIEELKKESEKLKKEYEEKVIELEKEKNSILKEAYENADKMIKEAQNKAKALIDKIKKDELKKEELKATEKSLNMLRQNIREEKTKNVKIEKKIKINLDLKIGEKVFIKSLNQDGIVLKDYPNKEKAQIQAGILKLMVNYDDIKKSEQIDKQKYIRVNNVKKSNVKSEVDLRGKMLEDAIYDLEKYLDDAILNGYKEVYVIHGKGTGVLRKGVHEYLRTASFVESFKIADQNQGGYGCTVVTLK; translated from the coding sequence ATGAATACTCATACATTTAATGTACTTGAATATGACAAACTGAAAAAGGAAATTATAAAATATTCTATATTAGATACAACAAAATTGAAAATAGAAGAACTTACACCATTTAAAGATATTAATGTTATAAAAAAAGAACTTTTATATGTATCAGAAGTAGTAGAAATAGAAAAATATGATGAAGGTATTGATTTATCTGGAATAAATGATATTGAAAAATACATAAAAAGAATAGAATTAATAGGAACGTATTTAATACCAGAAGAATTTGTATCTATTAAAAAGACTCTTAGAGCATTTAGAAGAGTAAAAACTAAATTAGAAAATTTAGAATCAAAATATAGAAACCTTTATATGAAATTTAGAGATGTTCCTGTATATAAAGGATTAGAGGATATTATAGAAAAAGCAATTGATGATAGTTGCGAGGTGAAAGATGACGCTTCTTTAGAACTTAGAAATATTAGAGAGCAAAAGAAAAATATATCACTTAATATAAAAAATAAATTTGATGATATAATATCTAATCCACTTAATGCAAAGGCTATACAAGAAAAAATTATTACAGAAAGAGAAGGAAGAATGGTTATTCCAATAAAAGCTGATTTTAAAGGGCAGATAAAGGGAATAGAACATGATAGGTCAGCTAGTGGACAAACAGTATTTATTGAACCATTATCAGTTGTTTCATTAAATAATAAAATGAGAGAATTACAGGTAAGAGAAAGAGAAGAGATAAAAAAAATCTTACTTAGAACAACAGATATGCTTAGAATGAACAAAGAAGGAATTTTAAAAATTTCTGATGCAATAGTAGATATTGATTTTATCTATTCAAAAGCAAGGTATGCATTGGAAATAAATGCTATAATGCCAAAAATTATCGAAAAAGAGTATTTAAAACTTATAGAGGCAAGACATCCATTCATTGAAAAAGATAAAGTTGTTCCTCTTACTTTTGAAATAGGAAAAAATTATAATACATTGCTTATTACAGGACCAAATACAGGTGGAAAAACAGTAGCATTAAAGACCGCAGGTCTTCATACACTTATGGCACTTAGTGGAATATTGATACCAGTAAATGAAAAAACTGAAATTGGAATGTTTACAGGAGTATATGCTGATATAGGAGATGAACAAAGTATAGAACAAAGTTTATCATCATTTTCAGCACATTTGAAAAATGTACATGATATTTTAGAAAATATTAATAAATCTAGTTTAGTATTATTAGATGAACTAGGTTCTGGAACAGATCCAATTGAAGGTTCAGCTTTTGCAATGGCAGTAATAGATTATTTAAAGTCTAAAAAAGTGAAATCATTTATAACGACACACTATAGTGAAGTAAAAGCTTATGCATTTAATGAAGAAAATGTAGAAACAGCTTCTATGGAATTTGATGCAAATACATTATCACCTACTTATAGACTATTACTTGGAATACCCGGTGAAAGTAATGCACTAAAAATCGCGACTAGACTAGGATTACCAACAGAAATAATAGAAAGGGCAGAAAAATATATTAGTGAAGAAGATAAAAAAGTAGAAAATATGATAGCTAATATAAAAGAAAAAACAGAAGAAATAGAAAACGCAAAAGTAGAGATAGAAGAGTTAAAAAAAGAGTCGGAAAAATTAAAAAAAGAATATGAAGAAAAAGTGATAGAACTAGAAAAAGAAAAAAATAGTATTTTAAAAGAAGCTTATGAAAATGCTGATAAAATGATAAAAGAAGCTCAAAATAAAGCAAAAGCATTAATTGATAAAATAAAAAAAGATGAATTGAAAAAAGAAGAATTAAAAGCAACGGAAAAAAGTTTAAACATGCTTCGTCAAAATATAAGAGAAGAGAAAACTAAAAATGTAAAAATAGAAAAGAAAATTAAAATAAATCTTGATTTAAAAATAGGAGAAAAAGTATTTATAAAAAGTTTAAATCAAGATGGAATAGTACTCAAAGATTATCCAAATAAAGAAAAAGCTCAAATACAAGCTGGAATTCTAAAACTTATGGTTAATTATGATGATATAAAAAAATCAGAGCAAATAGATAAGCAAAAATATATTAGAGTAAATAATGTAAAAAAATCCAATGTTAAATCCGAAGTAGATCTTCGAGGTAAAATGTTAGAAGATGCTATATATGATCTTGAGAAATATTTAGATGATGCAATACTAAATGGATATAAAGAAGTGTATGTAATACATGGAAAAGGGACAGGAGTATTAAGAAAAGGAGTACATGAATATTTAAGGACAGCTAGTTTTGTAGAAAGTTTTAAAATAGCAGACCAAAATCAAGGTGGTTATGGATGTACAGTTGTGACACTAAAATAA
- the rpmB gene encoding 50S ribosomal protein L28 — protein sequence MRVCEVTGKGTVTGNQISHSHRVTKRIWKPNLQTTKLSINGVTLKVKVSTKVLKTLKTLNDAETVKYLKQNKKTLSPRLAELVK from the coding sequence ATGAGAGTATGCGAAGTTACAGGAAAAGGAACTGTTACAGGAAACCAAATTTCTCACTCACATAGAGTTACAAAAAGAATTTGGAAACCAAATTTACAAACTACTAAATTATCTATCAATGGAGTTACTTTAAAAGTTAAAGTTTCAACTAAAGTTTTAAAAACTTTAAAAACTTTAAATGATGCTGAAACTGTAAAATATTTAAAACAAAATAAAAAAACTTTATCTCCAAGATTAGCTGAATTAGTTAAATAA
- the galE gene encoding UDP-glucose 4-epimerase GalE, translated as MRILVTGGAGYIGSHTCIELLNKGYEIIVVDNFINSKMEALNRVKEITNKDFKIYNIDMCDYKNFEKIFINEKIDGVIHFAGLKAVGESVTIPLKYYQNNLISTLNLIEFMKKYNVNNLVFSSSATVYGDPEIVPIPETANLNATNPYGRTKLMIEDILRDFSLANKDFNVALLRYFNPIGAHKSGKIGEDPNGIPNNLLPYISQVAIGKLKKLRVFGNDYDTIDGTGVRDYIHVVDLALGHIKAIEKLITNPGLVTYNLGTGNGTSVLEMIKSFEKASGIKIDYEIVNRRPGDIASCYADPTKAKIDLNWEAHYNIDDMCRDTWNWQKNNPNGYN; from the coding sequence ATGAGAATTTTAGTTACTGGTGGTGCTGGTTATATAGGTAGTCATACATGTATTGAGTTACTTAATAAAGGATACGAAATTATTGTTGTTGATAATTTTATCAATAGTAAAATGGAAGCTTTAAATAGAGTTAAAGAAATTACTAATAAAGATTTTAAAATATATAACATTGATATGTGTGATTATAAAAATTTTGAAAAAATATTTATTAATGAAAAAATTGATGGAGTAATCCATTTTGCTGGGCTTAAAGCAGTTGGGGAATCTGTAACTATTCCATTAAAATATTATCAAAATAATTTAATTTCTACATTAAATCTTATTGAATTCATGAAAAAATATAATGTAAATAATTTAGTTTTTAGTTCTTCTGCTACGGTTTATGGCGACCCTGAAATAGTCCCTATTCCTGAAACAGCAAATTTAAATGCAACAAATCCATATGGAAGAACAAAACTTATGATAGAAGATATTCTTAGAGATTTTTCTTTAGCTAATAAAGATTTTAATGTCGCTTTACTTAGATATTTCAATCCTATTGGTGCTCATAAAAGTGGAAAAATTGGCGAAGATCCTAACGGCATTCCTAATAATTTGCTGCCATATATTTCTCAAGTTGCCATAGGAAAATTAAAAAAATTAAGAGTTTTTGGAAATGATTACGATACTATAGACGGTACAGGTGTTAGAGATTATATACATGTTGTCGATTTAGCTCTAGGTCATATAAAAGCTATTGAAAAATTAATTACTAATCCTGGTTTAGTTACATATAATTTAGGAACTGGTAATGGTACTAGTGTTCTTGAAATGATAAAATCATTTGAAAAAGCTAGTGGTATAAAAATTGATTATGAAATTGTTAATAGACGTCCTGGAGATATTGCTAGCTGTTATGCTGATCCTACAAAAGCTAAAATAGATCTCAATTGGGAAGCACATTATAATATAGATGATATGTGTAGAGATACTTGGAATTGGCAAAAAAATAACCCAAATGGATATAATTAA
- a CDS encoding glycosyltransferase family 9 protein, with product MMDRKKVLIIRFSSIGDVILTTPILTEIKKKYPNWDIDFIVMDKFKDAITYNSNINKLIIFEKDKYKGKNGIQKFIKEKLKGEYDLIIDLHNKFRSIYISKLLKARDKCEVLTYKKRKWWKSLLVKMRLIKYKVDNTIIKNYFKPLEKYQIYYNGENIEFNFLKEHLEKIKKLKIENFVVFAPGASKETKKWPKENFASLAKLIKKEYNYNIILIGSKAEEKDLSKINKLSGNICINLAGKLNLKESGAIISKAYFVVTNDSGPFHIARGVKTKTFVIFGPTSPGMFEYDKNSILLYENEECSPCSLHGDKKCPKKHFKCMKNLTADKVFKIIKKSS from the coding sequence ATAATGGATAGAAAAAAAGTATTAATTATTAGATTTAGTTCAATAGGAGATGTGATACTTACAACTCCAATTTTAACTGAGATAAAAAAAAAATACCCGAATTGGGATATTGATTTTATTGTAATGGATAAATTTAAAGATGCAATTACTTATAATTCAAATATTAATAAATTAATAATATTTGAAAAAGATAAATATAAAGGAAAAAATGGAATACAAAAGTTTATAAAAGAGAAATTAAAAGGTGAATATGATCTAATAATAGATTTACACAATAAATTTCGTTCAATATATATATCAAAACTTTTAAAAGCTAGAGATAAATGCGAAGTACTAACTTATAAAAAACGAAAATGGTGGAAATCATTATTAGTTAAAATGAGATTAATAAAATATAAAGTTGATAATACAATTATAAAAAATTACTTTAAACCTTTAGAAAAATATCAAATTTATTATAATGGTGAAAATATAGAATTTAATTTTTTAAAAGAACATTTAGAAAAAATAAAAAAATTGAAGATAGAAAATTTTGTAGTTTTTGCTCCAGGAGCATCAAAAGAAACTAAAAAATGGCCAAAAGAAAATTTTGCAAGTCTAGCAAAATTAATAAAAAAAGAATATAATTACAATATTATATTAATAGGAAGTAAAGCAGAAGAAAAAGACTTATCTAAAATAAATAAATTAAGTGGTAATATTTGTATAAATTTAGCAGGAAAATTGAATTTAAAAGAGAGTGGTGCTATTATTAGTAAAGCTTATTTTGTAGTTACAAATGATAGTGGTCCTTTTCATATTGCAAGAGGAGTAAAAACAAAAACATTTGTAATATTTGGGCCGACAAGCCCAGGAATGTTTGAATATGATAAAAATTCTATACTTTTATATGAAAATGAAGAATGTTCTCCATGTTCGTTGCATGGAGATAAAAAATGTCCTAAAAAACATTTTAAATGTATGAAAAATTTAACAGCAGATAAAGTATTTAAAATAATAAAAAAATCCTCTTAA
- the waaF gene encoding lipopolysaccharide heptosyltransferase II, whose protein sequence is MKKILIFHTAFIGDIVLSTPLIKKIKSLYNCKIDYVTTKAGSLILQNNPYLDNIFIYDKKGKDKGIKGAFNLVKKLRKENYDIAFVPHRYLRSSLIVFFSKIPVRIGYKNSEGKIFLNKLIEYRKDLHEVDRLLQLVQGINADILEKKIELFPNKNNQKKIDEIFEKNNIKNQKIIVIAPGSKWYTKMWPTEYFNEVIKRLENIENLKVILIGGKDEEKLKLIQTKNSVNLIGKTSLLDLAEIMKRADIVLTNDSSPIHIASAFEKPYIFAIFGATVKELGFYPYSKTSEIIENKGLYCRPCGLHGGNNCPEGHFKCMKQIKPDYVYEKIVKKLGENNG, encoded by the coding sequence ATGAAAAAAATACTTATTTTTCATACAGCATTTATTGGAGATATTGTTTTATCAACTCCTTTAATAAAAAAAATAAAAAGTTTATATAATTGTAAAATAGATTATGTAACAACAAAAGCAGGGAGTTTAATTTTACAAAATAATCCTTATTTAGATAACATTTTTATATATGATAAAAAAGGAAAAGATAAAGGAATAAAAGGGGCTTTTAATTTAGTAAAAAAATTGAGAAAAGAAAACTATGATATAGCTTTTGTACCTCATAGATATTTAAGAAGTTCTTTGATAGTTTTTTTTAGTAAAATACCTGTAAGAATAGGTTATAAAAATAGTGAAGGGAAAATATTTTTAAATAAACTAATAGAATATAGAAAAGATTTGCATGAAGTAGATAGGTTATTACAATTAGTTCAAGGAATAAATGCTGATATATTAGAAAAAAAAATAGAACTTTTTCCAAATAAAAATAATCAAAAAAAAATAGATGAAATTTTTGAAAAAAACAACATAAAAAATCAAAAAATAATAGTGATTGCACCTGGAAGCAAATGGTATACTAAGATGTGGCCTACAGAATATTTTAATGAAGTTATAAAAAGATTAGAAAATATAGAAAATTTAAAAGTTATATTAATTGGTGGAAAAGATGAAGAGAAATTAAAATTGATACAAACAAAAAATAGTGTCAATTTAATTGGAAAAACATCTTTATTAGATCTTGCAGAAATAATGAAAAGAGCTGATATAGTGCTTACGAATGATAGTTCACCTATACATATAGCTAGTGCTTTTGAAAAGCCATATATATTTGCAATATTTGGAGCAACAGTAAAAGAACTTGGATTTTATCCGTATAGTAAAACTTCTGAAATTATTGAAAATAAAGGATTGTATTGTAGACCTTGTGGACTTCATGGGGGAAATAATTGTCCAGAAGGACATTTTAAATGTATGAAACAGATAAAACCAGACTATGTATATGAAAAAATTGTAAAGAAACTTGGAGAAAATAATGGATAG
- a CDS encoding phosphatase PAP2 family protein, producing the protein MKNKENQFMLIVFPIILAILLTIPFYMTNLDILWQKLFYKEGKWYLDNLKIVKFFYNYGPIPGILSALIGLFVYILSFLIYSFRDYRKISLFVFLYMLLGSGIIVNMIFKEYWGRPRPRQIVEFGGEAKYIPPVKKGKLVFTEKTEKMLETKQGAIGWDKFRDLYKIKGKYNSFPAGHASVGFFMMFPFFYIKKRKTRLFWLYFGIIYGFIMGIGRNIQGGHFLSDVIWAGFIMYFTGIVLYYIFGFNKSVLYNKKNKIRL; encoded by the coding sequence ATGAAAAATAAAGAGAATCAATTTATGTTAATTGTTTTTCCGATAATATTAGCAATCTTACTTACTATACCCTTTTACATGACCAATTTAGATATATTATGGCAAAAATTATTTTATAAAGAGGGTAAATGGTATTTAGATAATTTAAAAATTGTAAAATTTTTTTACAACTATGGACCTATTCCAGGAATATTATCAGCTTTAATAGGATTATTTGTTTATATTCTTAGTTTTTTAATATATTCATTTAGGGATTATAGAAAAATATCTTTATTTGTATTTTTATATATGTTATTGGGCTCTGGTATAATTGTAAATATGATATTTAAAGAGTATTGGGGGAGACCTAGACCACGTCAAATAGTAGAATTTGGTGGTGAAGCTAAATATATACCGCCTGTAAAAAAAGGAAAACTTGTATTTACTGAAAAAACTGAAAAAATGTTAGAAACAAAACAAGGTGCTATTGGATGGGATAAATTTAGAGATTTATATAAAATAAAAGGAAAATATAATTCTTTTCCAGCAGGTCATGCATCAGTAGGATTTTTTATGATGTTTCCATTTTTTTATATAAAAAAGAGAAAAACTAGATTATTTTGGTTATATTTTGGTATTATTTATGGATTTATTATGGGGATAGGAAGAAATATACAAGGGGGACATTTTTTAAGTGATGTAATTTGGGCTGGATTTATAATGTATTTTACAGGAATAGTACTCTATTATATATTTGGGTTTAATAAATCAGTATTATATAATAAGAAAAATAAAATTAGATTATAG
- a CDS encoding O-antigen ligase family protein produces MKNLELNKSFSNSLIKIGTIILYVFILSIFSSKALSNITASLLLITTIIYILINKFNIKIISIAKFGIILYLLGFVINIFNQGGYPNYLGKYYYFLVPFVVYLYIDIKNIKKIIYFLEIGLLINLIYGFFTFKNINQRFMGFFGPGREGDILVFVLIFNFSLIIFKTYNHIKTLNYLIFINTILSFIGLLLTKSRGSWIGFFVAIIIFILLSKNKKVLLIFILSLSLVVIGDYTLNNQRIVSRIKSISNTKTDISNISRLQMWNIAKGVIAEDLFIGAGRKNIPIKMKEYYYRQNKEFQEENKYGIKFGTNVHNNFLQILIDLGLIFFILFIIFILYITNSIFNRIKSENIEQKSIEIGILSGIVGFYFTQIFHTEFFTHGAYLFYFFITLAYIFKEEEKIKVSLVVSVYKNIDYLDLIFMSLEKQVYKNFEVIVAEDNDSQEMKDFIKKSQEKYNFEIKHVNQEDKGFRKNKILNKAIKKAEGSYVIFIDGDCVLHNKFIYQYVKNIKENYVLFGRRTHISEKLTKKVVKTKNISLLSLPVILFTDCKRKEEAFYIPFITSRRKSGVYGCNFMVSKKDLYEVNGFDEEYEGPYYGEDKDLETRLRLKGVKFNCIKRKVIQYHLYHEKVDREEKYKKNKKIYERKIKEEKYYCDLGIKKN; encoded by the coding sequence ATGAAAAATTTAGAATTAAATAAGAGTTTTTCGAATAGTTTAATAAAAATAGGAACAATAATATTATATGTATTTATTTTATCAATTTTTTCATCAAAAGCATTATCAAATATAACAGCAAGTTTATTGCTGATCACTACAATTATATATATATTAATAAATAAATTTAATATAAAAATAATATCAATAGCAAAGTTTGGAATAATTTTATACTTATTAGGATTTGTTATTAATATATTTAATCAAGGTGGATATCCAAATTATTTAGGAAAATATTATTATTTTTTAGTTCCTTTTGTAGTTTATTTATATATAGATATAAAAAATATAAAAAAAATTATTTATTTTTTAGAAATTGGATTGTTAATAAATTTAATATATGGTTTTTTTACATTTAAAAATATAAATCAGAGATTTATGGGTTTTTTTGGACCTGGAAGAGAAGGAGATATATTAGTATTTGTATTAATTTTTAACTTTTCTTTAATTATATTTAAAACATATAACCATATAAAAACATTAAATTATTTGATTTTTATAAATACTATATTAAGTTTTATAGGATTATTATTAACAAAATCAAGAGGTTCTTGGATAGGTTTTTTTGTAGCAATAATAATTTTTATTTTATTATCAAAAAATAAAAAAGTATTATTAATATTTATATTAAGTTTAAGTTTAGTAGTTATAGGAGATTATACTTTAAATAATCAAAGAATAGTAAGTAGAATAAAAAGTATATCTAATACAAAAACAGATATATCAAATATATCAAGACTTCAAATGTGGAATATAGCAAAAGGTGTTATTGCTGAAGATTTATTTATTGGAGCAGGTAGAAAAAATATACCTATTAAAATGAAAGAATATTATTATAGGCAAAATAAAGAGTTTCAAGAGGAAAACAAATATGGAATAAAATTTGGAACAAATGTACACAATAATTTTTTACAGATATTAATAGATTTGGGTCTAATCTTTTTTATTTTATTTATTATATTCATTCTTTATATAACTAATAGTATTTTTAATAGAATAAAAAGTGAAAATATAGAACAAAAATCTATAGAAATAGGTATTTTATCTGGAATTGTAGGATTTTATTTTACTCAAATATTTCATACTGAGTTTTTTACACATGGTGCTTATCTCTTTTATTTTTTTATAACGTTGGCTTATATTTTTAAAGAAGAGGAAAAAATTAAAGTTTCTTTAGTAGTAAGTGTTTATAAAAATATTGATTATTTAGATTTAATATTTATGTCTTTAGAAAAACAGGTTTATAAAAATTTTGAGGTAATTGTAGCTGAAGATAACGATTCTCAAGAGATGAAAGATTTTATTAAAAAATCTCAAGAGAAATATAATTTTGAAATTAAACATGTCAACCAAGAAGATAAAGGATTTAGAAAAAATAAAATTTTAAATAAAGCTATAAAAAAAGCCGAAGGTAGTTATGTAATTTTTATTGATGGTGATTGTGTTTTACATAATAAATTTATTTATCAATATGTAAAAAATATAAAAGAAAATTATGTATTATTCGGAAGAAGAACACATATTAGTGAAAAATTAACGAAAAAAGTAGTGAAAACAAAAAATATTTCTCTTTTATCTTTACCGGTAATATTATTTACTGATTGTAAAAGAAAAGAAGAAGCATTTTATATCCCATTTATTACTTCAAGAAGAAAAAGTGGAGTTTATGGATGTAATTTTATGGTGAGTAAAAAAGACTTATATGAAGTAAATGGATTTGATGAAGAATATGAAGGGCCATATTATGGTGAGGATAAAGATCTCGAAACTAGGCTTCGATTAAAAGGAGTAAAATTTAATTGTATAAAAAGAAAAGTAATACAATATCATTTATATCATGAAAAAGTTGATAGAGAAGAAAAATATAAAAAAAATAAAAAGATATATGAAAGAAAAATTAAAGAAGAAAAATATTATTGTGATCTAGGAATTAAAAAAAATTAA